A single region of the Lysinibacillus sp. B2A1 genome encodes:
- a CDS encoding S-layer homology domain-containing protein translates to MSKKLFQASCLSAAIIVAPFAMAIPTEAASMPFTDIKNGGSEAELYKAVQELYSKGIVFGTTDTMFSPYQNLTRGEAASFLAKALNLETKEVENPGFIDVPTSHPYYGPIAALAAKGIIQNGTNYHPDQYIKRSQMAKVLTLGFELQKSTTLSASFSDFTKDNETNQYIQTLLDYGITQGTSSTTFSPYTDVRRGQMVLFLYRVLEKNDNSFYVIGVE, encoded by the coding sequence TTGTCAAAAAAATTATTTCAGGCAAGCTGTTTGTCTGCAGCAATAATAGTAGCTCCGTTTGCTATGGCGATCCCAACAGAAGCAGCATCTATGCCATTTACTGATATTAAAAATGGTGGTAGTGAGGCAGAATTATATAAGGCAGTCCAAGAATTATATAGTAAGGGTATTGTATTTGGAACAACAGATACTATGTTTAGCCCCTATCAAAATTTAACGCGCGGGGAAGCAGCTTCTTTTTTAGCAAAAGCTTTAAATTTGGAGACAAAGGAAGTGGAAAATCCCGGCTTTATTGATGTTCCAACCTCTCATCCATATTATGGTCCAATTGCAGCACTAGCCGCAAAGGGCATTATTCAAAATGGGACAAATTATCATCCAGATCAATATATTAAACGCAGTCAAATGGCGAAAGTTTTAACACTTGGCTTTGAATTACAAAAATCCACAACATTATCGGCATCTTTTTCAGATTTTACAAAAGATAATGAAACCAATCAGTATATTCAAACGTTATTAGATTATGGGATTACACAAGGTACTAGTTCGACTACATTTTCACCTTATACAGATGTTCGTCGGGGACAAATGGTCCTATTCCTATATCGAGTGCTAGAAAAAAATGACAACTCCTTTTATGTGATTGGTGTTGAATAA
- a CDS encoding S-layer protein, translating into MFKKISSVVGISLTLLATSYAVPLTIASEEVLAAAIAKDVSQSHWASSSIAHMLDKHYMTNDQNGFFRPEQPITRAEAAAAIARSMQLKFDSTYSPNFTDLSTNHPYYKEICALVERGILQNGDYFYPEAPLKRMHITKMLTLAYKIEVDSQNTSKFQDIAEGHWAKDFIESLADVGVIKGINAQQFGPNQLVTRAQFASLVERSLDFSTKVTNYEVAYDYLSKSYMSTKNYSSSMSNDVIQLINNERQKKKLQPLNFDAALTQVAVIKAQDMVNRHYFEHESPYYGMPWDLATLFDYPYTSLGENIGRNIPTPEAAVKAWMASPAHRDNILRENYTNTGVAIAIDGKGNYYWVQLFSSQ; encoded by the coding sequence ATGTTCAAAAAAATATCAAGTGTTGTTGGCATTTCTCTTACCTTGTTAGCAACATCATACGCTGTGCCTCTAACGATCGCTTCTGAAGAAGTATTAGCAGCAGCTATTGCAAAGGATGTTTCACAATCACATTGGGCTAGCAGCTCCATAGCCCATATGCTTGACAAGCATTATATGACAAATGATCAAAATGGTTTTTTTAGACCAGAGCAGCCAATTACAAGAGCAGAGGCCGCTGCAGCAATAGCACGTTCCATGCAATTGAAATTCGACTCAACATACTCACCTAATTTTACAGATTTATCGACTAACCACCCATATTACAAAGAAATTTGTGCCTTAGTTGAACGAGGTATTTTACAAAATGGTGATTATTTCTATCCCGAGGCTCCTTTAAAGCGAATGCATATTACTAAAATGTTAACGCTAGCCTATAAGATCGAAGTTGATTCCCAAAATACTAGTAAATTTCAAGATATTGCTGAGGGTCACTGGGCGAAGGATTTTATTGAATCACTTGCAGATGTGGGTGTAATTAAAGGTATTAATGCACAGCAATTTGGTCCGAATCAGTTAGTAACGCGTGCCCAATTTGCCTCATTAGTAGAGCGTAGCCTAGACTTTTCAACAAAAGTAACAAATTATGAGGTAGCTTATGATTATTTATCAAAGTCCTATATGTCGACAAAAAATTATTCATCGTCCATGTCTAATGATGTAATCCAATTAATCAACAATGAACGACAAAAGAAAAAACTACAACCTCTTAACTTTGATGCAGCATTAACACAGGTAGCAGTTATAAAGGCACAAGATATGGTAAATCGTCATTATTTTGAGCATGAATCACCCTACTATGGAATGCCCTGGGATTTAGCGACCCTATTCGATTATCCTTATACAAGCTTAGGAGAAAATATAGGAAGAAATATTCCAACACCCGAAGCAGCTGTGAAAGCATGGATGGCTTCACCAGCACACCGTGACAATATTTTGCGGGAAAATTACACAAATACAGGGGTTGCTATTGCTATAGACGGTAAAGGAAATTACTATTGGGTGCAATTGTTTTCTAGTCAATAA
- a CDS encoding peptidase, producing the protein MKKKWLLPIFASFMLFTTTQIDNAEAASATDVTDTATKYLGIPYAYGGTTTSGLDCSGFTSKVFSDLGIKLNRTSGSQYQQGTAVGKNDLQVGDLLFFNTSGSGISHVAIYIGDGKMIHSQTDKGVSYSNVNDPYYWNSRYVGAKRVATFDSEQAEAVKEEVKEAAIDFTVYASRAEVAEQIAKALNLDTSDKNTKFTDVKPTYAHAGAIAAVSKLGIFDGDSNGKFNPSSPITRAQVAKVLVHAFGLEQKGELIAFTDVPASHWANEFISILASNGITDGKGNGNFGYEEMLKISHLQTFIERAKQVQN; encoded by the coding sequence ATGAAAAAGAAATGGTTATTACCGATTTTTGCATCTTTCATGTTATTTACAACAACTCAAATAGATAACGCTGAAGCAGCATCTGCAACTGATGTTACTGATACAGCGACAAAATATTTAGGCATTCCTTATGCGTATGGCGGCACAACTACTAGTGGGCTAGATTGTTCTGGTTTCACATCCAAGGTCTTTTCAGATTTAGGGATTAAATTAAATCGTACATCAGGCTCTCAATATCAACAAGGGACTGCAGTAGGAAAAAATGATCTTCAAGTAGGAGATCTATTATTTTTCAACACTAGTGGTAGTGGTATCTCACATGTAGCGATATACATAGGTGACGGAAAAATGATCCACTCTCAAACTGATAAAGGCGTTAGTTATTCAAATGTGAATGATCCATATTATTGGAATTCTCGTTACGTTGGTGCGAAACGTGTAGCGACATTTGATAGTGAACAAGCAGAAGCTGTAAAAGAAGAAGTAAAGGAAGCTGCTATCGATTTCACTGTATATGCTTCTCGTGCAGAAGTAGCAGAGCAAATCGCGAAAGCACTTAACTTGGATACATCCGATAAAAACACAAAATTTACAGATGTTAAGCCAACATATGCACATGCTGGTGCAATTGCTGCTGTATCGAAGTTAGGTATTTTTGATGGTGATAGTAATGGTAAATTTAATCCTTCTTCACCAATTACTCGTGCACAAGTTGCGAAAGTATTAGTACATGCTTTTGGTTTAGAGCAAAAAGGTGAATTAATCGCATTTACTGATGTACCTGCTAGTCATTGGGCAAATGAATTTATTTCAATTTTAGCCTCTAACGGTATTACAGACGGTAAAGGTAACGGTAATTTCGGTTATGAAGAAATGTTGAAAATTTCTCACCTTCAAACATTTATTGAGCGCGCAAAACAAGTACAGAATTAA
- a CDS encoding N-acetylmuramoyl-L-alanine amidase yields the protein MFTIHSAQASGGFVDVPKDHEAYEEINYLVSLGVIKGYTENGKTYYKPYNTVTRGQVAKMAVVASGNKPLVVSKSNFSDVTVGTELSGYVERAVQLGFFRTNTKGQFLPNKPLTRDEMSYVLTKAFKLDTSEYENIDSPFVDVGITHDYVQYVNTIYYNGITKGDGSNYKPNNQVTRAQFALFVARAKSEKYRLEPPVKGIAVPDISQVIGLIASTTDGLNIRKSKDSSSSTNIVGTVNKGGKLSVYAVEGDWLKITYKGAFAYVYKTYTQYLDADGNALGNVQKQVTTTQGINLYVKPTSSSKIISSVKSDVKLPVYKTSGGYYLTVVNGLPGYIVANSTVDVEVEQPTTPDPDPTPTPPIVTGDLLGRVTVDNLNIRKEANSTSTVLGKLTKGEYVQVNSINGYWALVTYEGQKGYVHKSYLKLLNQNGNALKNRIIILDPGHGGKDPGTVVGSNSEKAITLKVSTLVKQKLEAAGAKVLMTRTSDTYPSLQDRVDFTNANYGEIFVSIHVNSAANTSAQGTETYYAITTGDMHQEDIDLASFVNNQIVNNLKMKNRGVKEEQYYVIRNTIIPAILVELGFLTNSEDRGKMTDDQYVELFADSIYKGISQYYAKQ from the coding sequence ATGTTTACTATACATAGCGCACAAGCAAGCGGCGGTTTTGTAGATGTTCCGAAAGATCATGAAGCGTATGAAGAGATCAATTATTTAGTTAGTTTAGGAGTTATTAAAGGATATACGGAAAACGGCAAAACGTATTACAAACCTTATAACACAGTAACACGTGGACAAGTTGCCAAAATGGCAGTTGTTGCTTCAGGTAATAAGCCACTAGTTGTCAGTAAATCAAACTTTTCAGATGTAACAGTTGGTACAGAGCTTTCAGGCTATGTAGAACGTGCTGTACAACTTGGTTTCTTTAGAACCAATACAAAGGGACAATTCTTACCGAACAAGCCTTTAACTCGTGATGAAATGAGTTATGTCCTAACTAAAGCGTTTAAGTTAGATACAAGTGAATATGAAAATATTGATTCTCCATTTGTGGATGTAGGTATTACACATGACTACGTTCAATATGTGAATACAATTTACTATAATGGTATTACAAAGGGTGACGGTTCAAATTATAAACCAAATAATCAAGTGACACGTGCACAGTTTGCGTTATTTGTAGCACGCGCGAAAAGTGAAAAATATCGCTTAGAACCTCCTGTTAAAGGTATTGCAGTTCCTGATATATCTCAAGTTATCGGATTGATTGCCAGTACAACTGACGGATTAAATATTCGTAAATCAAAAGATTCCTCATCTTCTACTAATATTGTAGGTACAGTGAATAAAGGTGGCAAACTATCAGTCTATGCAGTAGAGGGCGACTGGTTAAAGATTACCTATAAAGGCGCTTTTGCCTATGTTTATAAAACGTATACACAATATTTAGATGCTGATGGAAATGCACTAGGAAATGTTCAAAAACAGGTGACAACAACACAAGGTATCAACCTCTATGTTAAGCCAACATCTTCCTCGAAAATCATTTCATCCGTGAAGAGTGATGTGAAATTACCAGTTTATAAGACTTCAGGTGGCTATTATTTAACGGTAGTAAACGGATTACCAGGCTATATTGTTGCTAATAGTACAGTGGATGTTGAGGTTGAGCAGCCTACTACGCCAGATCCAGATCCAACTCCAACTCCTCCTATAGTGACAGGTGACTTACTTGGTCGCGTGACAGTAGATAATTTAAATATCCGCAAAGAAGCGAATTCTACGTCTACGGTTCTAGGTAAACTTACTAAAGGTGAGTATGTCCAAGTGAACAGTATTAATGGTTATTGGGCGCTGGTTACGTATGAAGGTCAAAAAGGCTATGTCCATAAATCATACTTAAAGCTATTAAATCAAAATGGCAATGCTTTAAAAAATCGTATTATCATTCTTGATCCAGGTCATGGTGGTAAGGACCCAGGAACTGTAGTAGGTTCTAATTCTGAGAAAGCTATTACATTAAAAGTCAGCACACTTGTGAAGCAAAAGCTTGAAGCTGCAGGTGCAAAAGTATTGATGACTCGTACAAGTGACACATATCCATCTCTACAAGACCGAGTAGATTTTACAAATGCAAACTATGGTGAAATCTTTGTAAGTATCCATGTAAACTCAGCAGCGAATACTTCTGCACAAGGCACTGAAACATATTATGCTATTACAACAGGTGATATGCATCAGGAAGATATTGATCTAGCATCATTTGTTAATAATCAAATTGTTAATAACTTAAAAATGAAAAATCGTGGTGTTAAAGAAGAACAATACTACGTTATTCGTAATACGATTATACCAGCTATTCTCGTTGAACTAGGCTTCCTAACAAATAGTGAAGATCGCGGGAAAATGACAGATGATCAATATGTCGAGCTATTTGCTGACTCAATCTACAAAGGAATCTCACAATATTACGCAAAACAATAA
- a CDS encoding N-acetylmuramoyl-L-alanine amidase — protein sequence MYFKKISLMLCILLISTFFTIHSVSASSNFEDISSKHEAYEEINYLIKLGVIKGYTEKGKTYYKPNNKVTRGQVAKMVVIASGNKPLTVKKSSFSDVTVGTELSGYVERAIQQGYFATNTKDQFSPNKPLTRDEMSYVLSKAFKLDTSQYEKIDSPFVDVKTTHPYNQYINTIYYNGITKGSDKKYNPNDQVSRVQFALFVARAKNDKYRLELPKKEVVVPDILDIIGTIQVTTDGLNIRKSKDSSSIDNIVGKANKGSKLAVYAIEGDWLKVSSNDGYAYIYKTYAQFLDVDGKTLGNAKKQVTTTQNINLYLEPTSTSNVISTINSKVKLPVYNTVSGYYLTVVNGLPGYIVADSTEDVVVEKPSTPDSKPTPDPTPTPNPDPDPDPTPPSVSGDILGRVTVDNLNIRKEANSTSTVVDKVKKGEYVQVNSVNGYWAQVTYKGQNGYVHKSYLKLLNQNGNPLKDRVIIIDPGHGGKDPGTQYGTSILEKNITLKVGTLVKDKLETAGAKVLMPRTGDTFPTPQDRVDFTHANYGEIFVSIHVNSAKNNTDAQGTETYYAKTPGDMYEEDIDLATFVNNQIVKNVNMKDRKVKEAKYIVIANTNIPAILVELGFLTNSEDRAKLTDDQYIELFAESIYKGIVEYYSKQ from the coding sequence GTGTATTTTAAAAAAATTAGTCTTATGTTATGTATTTTATTGATATCAACTTTTTTTACCATACATAGTGTAAGTGCTAGCAGCAATTTTGAAGATATTTCTTCCAAGCACGAGGCTTATGAAGAAATCAATTATTTAATTAAATTAGGTGTTATCAAAGGATATACAGAGAAAGGGAAAACCTATTACAAGCCTAATAATAAGGTAACTCGAGGACAAGTTGCCAAAATGGTTGTGATTGCTTCAGGCAATAAACCGCTAACAGTAAAAAAATCTAGCTTTTCCGATGTAACTGTTGGTACGGAGCTTTCGGGTTATGTGGAACGCGCTATACAGCAAGGTTACTTCGCAACAAATACGAAGGACCAATTTTCACCAAATAAACCGCTAACTCGTGATGAAATGAGTTATGTATTATCAAAAGCATTTAAGCTTGATACAAGTCAATATGAAAAAATTGATTCTCCTTTTGTTGATGTAAAAACGACACACCCCTACAATCAATATATTAATACTATTTATTATAATGGTATTACAAAGGGAAGCGACAAAAAATATAATCCTAATGACCAAGTATCACGCGTACAGTTTGCGTTATTTGTAGCGCGTGCAAAAAATGATAAGTATCGTTTAGAATTGCCCAAAAAAGAAGTAGTTGTACCTGATATTTTAGATATTATAGGAACTATCCAAGTCACAACTGATGGCTTAAATATTCGCAAGTCAAAGGATTCTTCATCTATAGATAACATTGTTGGGAAAGCGAATAAAGGTAGTAAATTAGCAGTCTATGCAATAGAAGGAGACTGGTTAAAAGTTTCATCTAATGATGGCTATGCTTATATTTATAAAACATATGCTCAGTTTTTAGATGTAGATGGTAAAACATTAGGTAATGCTAAAAAGCAGGTTACTACAACACAAAATATAAATCTTTACCTAGAACCAACATCCACATCAAACGTTATTTCAACTATTAATAGTAAAGTGAAATTACCTGTTTATAACACTGTAAGCGGCTACTATTTAACGGTAGTAAACGGATTACCAGGCTATATCGTGGCGGATAGTACAGAAGATGTTGTAGTAGAAAAGCCTTCTACACCGGATTCAAAGCCAACTCCAGATCCCACACCAACTCCAAATCCAGATCCAGATCCAGATCCGACCCCACCATCAGTTTCAGGTGATATATTAGGTCGAGTGACAGTGGATAATTTAAATATCCGGAAAGAGGCAAACTCTACTTCTACAGTCGTAGATAAGGTGAAAAAGGGTGAATATGTTCAAGTAAATAGTGTGAATGGTTATTGGGCGCAGGTAACCTATAAAGGTCAAAATGGGTATGTCCATAAATCCTATTTAAAGCTATTAAATCAAAATGGTAATCCGTTAAAGGATAGAGTTATCATTATTGATCCAGGTCATGGTGGCAAGGACCCTGGCACTCAATACGGTACTAGTATTCTAGAAAAGAACATTACATTAAAGGTTGGTACTCTTGTCAAGGATAAACTGGAGACTGCAGGTGCAAAGGTACTGATGCCTCGGACAGGGGATACGTTTCCTACACCACAAGATCGTGTTGACTTTACACATGCTAATTATGGTGAAATCTTCGTAAGTATCCATGTTAACTCAGCAAAGAATAATACTGATGCACAAGGTACCGAAACATACTATGCTAAAACACCAGGTGATATGTATGAAGAAGACATCGATCTTGCGACATTTGTAAACAATCAAATTGTTAAAAACGTAAATATGAAAGATCGTAAAGTCAAAGAAGCAAAATATATTGTAATTGCTAATACGAATATCCCAGCCATCTTAGTTGAACTAGGCTTCCTAACAAATAGTGAAGATCGTGCTAAATTGACAGATGATCAATATATTGAGCTATTTGCTGAATCGATCTACAAGGGTATTGTGGAATATTACTCAAAACAATGA
- a CDS encoding oligosaccharide repeat unit polymerase: MNKLKQTFAKVNKIDTFSPYFFLPFILVLYFFTSLFDFHRFELFNVRVSIWPAVLLAIACYYIGVFIIDKLQWTIPSFGLSFFGKYVVHFIVFLTLLGLASYFLMIFGGGLGISDESNRRNLNPKLNFFAQLLWFGVLLLLSYKMILEKHMSWKKVLIYGSIYAGVMFLFLLMGYRTPLIIMLFTGIIIFHYVVKRVKLTWFLTALLVIGVAFSMFGFLRVLTEDTTKEFNSREQPDVELTESEKEKLLTVEQKVNLTPKWIRSLNGESVTGHIVLSKIIEYTQEEGYLNGEIHGGIFSTILPGEQVSPRMRVTEVVNSLSVEEGKYITRPTRTTTPTFIGQLFLDGGYLLVAIGFFFYGVLISLIYNKVKQGGIRSFHSVAYAFVITLFTVSMHTGLLDLIFILMLCFVIIASAIIKVDNKKLRY; encoded by the coding sequence ATGAATAAACTGAAACAAACATTTGCAAAGGTCAACAAGATTGATACGTTTTCACCGTACTTCTTTTTGCCTTTTATATTAGTACTCTATTTCTTTACAAGTCTTTTTGATTTCCATCGATTTGAACTATTTAATGTACGTGTATCAATTTGGCCAGCGGTACTTTTAGCGATTGCATGCTATTATATCGGAGTCTTTATTATTGATAAATTGCAGTGGACAATCCCATCATTTGGTTTATCCTTCTTTGGAAAATATGTTGTTCATTTCATTGTTTTTTTAACATTACTTGGTTTAGCATCATATTTTTTAATGATTTTTGGCGGGGGATTAGGGATTTCTGATGAGTCCAATCGACGTAACCTCAATCCAAAGCTAAACTTCTTTGCCCAATTATTATGGTTTGGTGTGCTATTGTTATTATCCTATAAAATGATATTAGAAAAGCACATGTCATGGAAGAAAGTCTTAATATATGGTTCCATTTACGCTGGTGTTATGTTCTTATTTTTATTAATGGGATATCGTACACCATTAATTATCATGTTATTTACAGGTATTATTATTTTCCACTATGTTGTAAAGCGTGTGAAGCTGACATGGTTCCTAACAGCACTGCTAGTGATTGGTGTAGCATTTTCAATGTTCGGTTTCCTGCGTGTACTAACTGAGGATACAACGAAGGAATTTAACAGTCGTGAACAGCCAGATGTAGAATTAACTGAATCAGAAAAAGAAAAACTGTTAACAGTAGAGCAAAAGGTTAATTTAACGCCTAAGTGGATTCGTTCATTGAATGGTGAAAGTGTGACTGGTCATATTGTTTTAAGTAAAATTATCGAGTATACACAGGAGGAAGGATACCTGAATGGAGAAATTCATGGTGGTATCTTCAGTACGATTTTACCGGGTGAGCAAGTGTCGCCGCGTATGCGAGTAACAGAGGTTGTAAACTCTTTGAGTGTAGAGGAAGGTAAATATATCACACGTCCAACAAGAACAACCACACCGACATTTATCGGTCAATTATTTCTAGATGGAGGTTATCTTCTTGTAGCAATCGGTTTCTTCTTCTATGGGGTACTAATTTCACTTATTTATAATAAAGTGAAGCAAGGCGGTATTCGTAGCTTCCACTCAGTAGCCTATGCTTTTGTTATTACTTTATTTACAGTATCGATGCACACAGGCTTACTAGATTTAATTTTTATTTTAATGCTATGCTTTGTTATAATTGCCTCAGCGATTATAAAAGTGGATAATAAGAAACTTCGGTATTAG
- a CDS encoding endo-beta-N-acetylglucosaminidase yields MKKLSIIALLMTVVGLLFMQPQLASADELSGHSHEPGLRYLISKNALLTDAKGSYRPNANVTRGEFASYLAKSMDLEEANNIVFTDVPSTYLYATDIQLAATAGIITGYKDGSFKPNAAISRQHMAIMLERAINYLEIPKGTTSITFKDNAAIIKEYRQAVAIGAQLEIIKGSDGYFMPEKNATIGQAATFIHRLMTLADANTGNEDGGESNPGDPNGGNPNPGESNTIKFAVKEIANGTLVGNQEFTTFDAAEKAVTNNTQVIVQNDKIMKMSSGYVVTNNYVVLNSETIKDQIAVAGNTEMEYLSSDATQVKVRLAGQVGYLKHADVTLIPFSMSKGRSYYTNENGEIKHTLYDYKTDKYSSSYVFGKAPSFMKPGEKYYSWDGIYFTNGNGSSKGEAYNYYQFLPARAKTQYTAEELDTYIMNKLAEVESTGITLYKDATTKSKLIGLGQKLKEVEENSQINALLILSLAQHESAYGMSEHAQNLNNLFGLYVFDTNPLNKKFESIAANISELVEKFLQPNYITPGGSPGRNYANGAVVGSKAVGFNVKYASDPFWGAKIAGHYYRAEKALGFKDAKNPYTVGITTTTGLNVRTDASTSNSPLFTYARSGMPVIITSPATNGWYEVLSDKLHPGTAFVSKDYVQVINTVK; encoded by the coding sequence ATGAAAAAACTATCAATCATAGCATTGCTCATGACAGTAGTTGGCTTACTTTTTATGCAGCCACAGCTAGCATCAGCCGATGAACTTTCAGGGCATTCCCATGAACCGGGTCTTCGTTATTTAATTTCCAAAAATGCATTACTCACAGATGCCAAAGGAAGCTACCGTCCAAATGCGAATGTAACTCGTGGTGAATTCGCTTCTTATTTAGCAAAATCTATGGATCTTGAAGAAGCGAACAACATAGTATTTACTGATGTCCCAAGTACATATTTGTATGCGACAGATATTCAGCTCGCTGCTACGGCTGGGATTATTACAGGCTATAAAGATGGCTCATTTAAACCGAATGCAGCTATTTCCAGACAGCATATGGCGATTATGCTGGAAAGAGCTATAAACTATTTAGAAATTCCAAAAGGTACAACTTCTATTACCTTTAAGGATAATGCAGCGATCATTAAAGAATATCGCCAGGCAGTAGCTATAGGTGCTCAATTAGAAATCATTAAGGGCTCGGATGGTTACTTTATGCCAGAAAAAAATGCAACAATTGGTCAAGCAGCTACATTTATTCATCGACTAATGACACTTGCTGATGCAAATACTGGTAACGAAGATGGTGGAGAATCAAACCCTGGTGATCCAAACGGTGGTAATCCCAACCCAGGCGAATCAAATACCATTAAGTTTGCTGTGAAGGAAATCGCCAATGGCACACTGGTTGGTAATCAAGAATTCACTACCTTTGATGCTGCCGAAAAAGCTGTAACAAACAATACACAGGTAATTGTTCAAAATGATAAAATTATGAAAATGTCCTCAGGCTATGTTGTGACAAATAATTATGTGGTCTTAAATTCTGAAACGATTAAGGATCAAATTGCTGTTGCTGGGAATACTGAAATGGAGTACCTTAGCAGTGATGCTACACAAGTGAAGGTTCGACTAGCAGGACAAGTAGGTTATTTAAAGCACGCAGATGTGACATTAATTCCATTTTCAATGAGCAAAGGTCGTTCTTACTATACAAATGAAAATGGTGAAATTAAACATACGCTTTACGATTACAAAACTGATAAGTATTCCTCTAGCTATGTCTTCGGAAAAGCGCCTTCTTTTATGAAGCCAGGCGAAAAATACTATAGCTGGGATGGTATCTATTTTACAAATGGGAATGGCTCCTCTAAAGGTGAAGCCTATAACTACTATCAATTTTTACCGGCTCGTGCTAAAACACAATATACAGCAGAGGAACTTGATACGTATATTATGAACAAGTTGGCGGAAGTGGAAAGCACAGGAATCACCCTCTATAAAGATGCTACAACGAAAAGTAAGCTTATTGGCTTAGGGCAAAAATTAAAAGAGGTAGAAGAGAATTCACAAATTAATGCGCTGCTTATTTTATCACTTGCTCAGCATGAAAGTGCTTATGGTATGAGTGAGCACGCCCAAAACTTAAATAATTTATTTGGTTTATATGTATTTGATACAAACCCACTAAACAAAAAATTTGAAAGTATTGCTGCAAATATCAGTGAGCTTGTTGAAAAATTCCTTCAGCCAAACTACATTACTCCAGGCGGGTCTCCTGGTAGAAACTATGCTAATGGTGCAGTAGTTGGTTCAAAGGCTGTTGGCTTTAATGTAAAATATGCTTCTGACCCATTCTGGGGAGCGAAAATTGCTGGTCATTACTACCGTGCTGAAAAGGCTTTAGGCTTTAAGGATGCCAAAAATCCATATACAGTTGGTATTACAACGACGACTGGTTTAAATGTTCGTACAGATGCATCCACAAGCAATAGCCCACTATTCACTTATGCAAGAAGTGGTATGCCTGTTATCATTACAAGCCCTGCTACAAATGGCTGGTATGAAGTCCTTTCTGATAAGCTTCATCCAGGAACAGCTTTTGTTAGTAAAGACTATGTGCAAGTGATCAACACTGTAAAATAA